Proteins found in one Lepeophtheirus salmonis chromosome 9, UVic_Lsal_1.4, whole genome shotgun sequence genomic segment:
- the LOC121124490 gene encoding uncharacterized protein: protein MKLPTILLAILFAHLSTVTAEPEGGNGLRRKLVKVVKRKRVDSDQEREGRSILGGTFPFIEEAKHTFHASQQRHHPQRISALQKTNDPTFLEKLREHERQREIIFGQQNERQNVPIRSVNIPSSQSQSYNEQGLSSNYQSQSYTDQGVSSNYHSQQAIQHQPTQVFSRSPASVVQTQYSVNTNEHYQGTPARDHPQRLRLKNKQRQNTGQQQRAHSHKQSNADALREHSAALRRHKEELEAAKRLIKFHEERYLKHNTGHIVPLPASQHHAPVYRPTPSPPIPNPIILNRRRQQIRKIRVQRPRPVIPISTPIPAYEPVVPQIQGYIEPAVQIQTHAEPHIQPQLHFAPVPQSVRSSSYEAEQISRQVAPSIDIAVLAQERCVDKVVYVEETVEDDAIECHHSYEKKCHTTYVTDFKSESEEECEENFTKDCFIEYKPVAMNETVEFCHTPIIKDCNIEGPVTCKTEYETDCRTKYHEHQVIDDIPNCKTVKEHSCREVVNGYKSEEKCQEWPVQRCSLKTELVTKTSPETKCEKIPKKICAPKGCGFVSGLPECFDKTETIIQDIPEETCNLQPQKHCKQVTKLVPNLEPTEECVDVPKEVCTKSTKNPRKIKKPITKKWCYTPSKESGLI from the exons ATGAAACTTCCAACG atACTCTTGGCGATACTATTCGCGCATCTCTCCACAGTAACTGCTGAACCAGAAGGTGGAAATGGTTTAAGAAGAAAGTTGGTTAAAGTCGTAAAAAGGAAAAGAGTTGATAGTGATCAAG AAAGAGAAGGTCGAAGCATCTTGGGAGGAACATTTCCATTCATTGAAGAAGCTAAACATACTTTTCATGCCTCTCAACAACGCCATCATCCTCAAAGAATATCCGCTCTTCAAAAAACTAATGATCCAACTTTTCTCGAAAAGCTTCGAGAGCATGAACGTCAACGAGAGATCATATTTGGCCAACAAAATGAACGTCAAAATGTTCCAATTCGTAGTGTAAACATTCCATCGTCTCAATCTCAATCATATAATGAGCAAGGATTATCTTCCAACTATCAATCTCAATCATACACTGATCAAGGAGTATCTTCCAACTACCACTCTCAACAGGCCATTCAACATCAACCAACTCAAGTATTTAGTCGCTCACCTGCATCTGTTGTACAAACCCAATACTCAGTTAATACTAATGAACATTATCAAGGTACTCCAGCTCGAGATCATCCGCAAAGATTACGCCTAAAAAATAAGCAAAGGCAAAATACAGGTCAACAGCAAAGAGCTCATTCTCACAAACAGTCTAATGCTGATGCTCTAAGAGAGCATAGTGCTGCTCTGAGACGGCATAAGGAAGAATTGGAAGCAGCCAAGCGATTGATCAAGTTTCATGAGGaaagatatttaaaacata ATACTGGTCACATCGTTCCTCTTCCAGCTTCACAACACCACGCCCCTGTCTATAGACCCACACCCTCTCCTCCTATTCCAAATCCCATCATATTGAATCGCAGGCGTCAGCAGATCAGAAAAATCAGAGTCCAGCGACCACGGCCGGTAATTCCCATTTCCACTCCTATTCCCGCCTATGAGCCTGTTGTTCCTCAAATCCAAGGTTATATCGAGCCTGCTGTACAAATTCAAACACATGCCGAGCCTCACATTCAACCTCAGCTACATTTTGCACCTGTTCCCCAATCCGTCAGATCCTCATCCTACGAGGCAGAACAAATCAGTCGACAAGTAGCTCCATCAATTGACATTGCTGTTCTAGCTCAAGAAAGATGTGTCGATAAAGTTGTTTATGTAGAAGAAACTGTGGAGGATGACGCCATTGAATGTCATCATAG CTATGAAAAGAAATGCCACACTACCTACGTGAcggattttaaatctgaaagTGAGGAAGAATGCGAGGAAAACTTTACAAAGGATTGTTTTATTGAATACAAACCTGTTGCTATGAACGAAACTGTCGAGTTTTGTCATACCCCAATCATTAAGGATTGTAACATCGAAGGCCCTGTTACTTGTAAAACCGAATATGAAACTGATTGCCGAACTAAATATCATGAACACCAAGTCATTGATGATATACCTAACTGCAAAACAGTAAAAGAACATTCCTGCCGAGAGGTTGTGAATGGATATAAGTCAGAAGAG aaaTGCCAAGAATGGCCAGTTCAGAGATGTTCTTTGAAAACAGAGTTAGTTACAAAAACATCTCCTGAAACAAAATGTGAGAAAATCCCTAAGAAAATTTGTGCCCCTAAAGGATGTGGATTTGTATCAGGATTACCAGAATGCTTTGACAAAACAGAAACTATTATTCAAGAT attCCTGAAGAAACGTGTAATCTTCAGCCACAAAAGCACTGTAAACAAGTAACAAAACTGGTTCCTAATCTTGAGCCCACTGAGGAATGTGTCGATGTTCCAAAAGAAGTTTGTACAAAGAGTACCAAGAATCCTCGAAAAATCAAGAAacccataacaaaaaaatggtgCTATACACCTTCAAAAGAATCTGGTTTAATATAA
- the LOC121124400 gene encoding heterogeneous nuclear ribonucleoprotein K-like: MKRGHYEHGGGPGGGNKRPRGDKFEIRVLVPSKVAGSIIGKGGCNIQKLRNDNNAAVRIPDCPGPERVMTIQTSDADTAVNVLRMSIPFMTEEAVRGGPGSVSGMPEGPQELRLLIHQSIVGGIIGRAGFKIKEIRDASGANIKVYQHCAPHSSDRCVAVSGSVDKLCLALKEVFQVMTSTDIKGMDQPYDPNNFDTYYAGGYGGFGGEMDAGAHFGRSGGRGGVGGGRRGGRGGRDDFRGRFDRNRRGGGGGGGGGYGFQDYDGGYGNEGYGNYGGGGGGGGGGRRGGGGRPFSGYDGRMSSLGGDGPMPSQGPSNDDDGKIDTTQVTIPKDLAGAIIGPGGTRIRKIRSDSKANITIDEPLPGSNERIITISGSDRQIQTAQYLLQQSVREHSGQNVGGGSSSYSVPNAQRY, from the coding sequence ATGAAAAGAGGGCATTATGAACATGGCGGGGGTCCTGGGGGAGGCAATAAACGCCCAAGAGGAGACAAGTTCGAAATTCGTGTTCTTGTTCCCTCTAAAGTCGCAGGCTCGATTATTGGAAAAGGAGGGTGCAACATCCAGAAACTTCGAAACGATAATAATGCTGCTGTTCGTATTCCCGATTGTCCTGGACCTGAACGAGTAATGACGATTCAGACTAGCGATGCAGACACAGCTGTTAATGTACTTAGAATGAGTATCCCCTTTATGACCGAAGAAGCTGTTCGTGGAGGTCCTGGCTCCGTAAGTGGTATGCCCGAAGGCCCTCAGGAACTTCGTTTACTAATTCACCAATCGATTGTCGGTGGTATCATTGGTAGAGCTGGATTTAAAATTAAGGAGATAAGGGATGCCTCTGGTGCGAATATTAAAGTATACCAACACTGTGCTCCTCATTCCTCCGATAGATGTGTTGCAGTGTCTGGCTCTGTTGATAAGTTGTGCTTGGCATTGAAAGAAGTTTTCCAAGTCATGACATCTACTGATATAAAAGGAATGGACCAACCCTACGATCCCAATAATTTTGACACATATTATGCTGGTGGATATGGGGGTTTTGGTGGTGAAATGGACGCCGGAGCTCATTTTGGCCGAAGTGGTGGTCGTGGTGGAGTTGGTGGTGGTAGACGTGGCGGCCGTGGTGGACGTGACGATTTTAGAGGAAGGTTTGACCGTAATCGCCGTggaggtggtggtggtggtggaggCGGATATGGTTTTCAGGATTATGATGGGGGTTATGGAAATGAAGGTTATGGCAATTATGGAGGTGGTGGAGGCGGCGGCGGAGGTGGCCGACGAGGTGGAGGTGGTCGTCCATTCTCTGGATATGATGGACGAATGTCTTCTTTAGGAGGGGATGGCCCAATGCCATCTCAGGGTCCTTCTAATGACGATGATGGAAAAATTGATACAACACAAGTCACAATCCCTAAGGATTTGGCCGGAGCAATTATTGGCCCAGGAGGAACGAGAATTAGAAAAATTCGTTCTGATTCCAAAGCTAATATAACAATTGACGAGCCTTTGCCTGGCAGTAATGAGAGAATAATAACAATCAGCGGATCTGATCGTCAAATACAGACGGCACAATACCTTCTTCAGCAATCAGTTCGAGAGCATTCCGGACAAAATGTTGGAGGAGGTTCTTCGTCCTATTCTGTTCCAAATGCACAACGTTATTAA